A genomic window from Helicobacter suis HS1 includes:
- a CDS encoding fumarate reductase iron-sulfur subunit, protein MSRTITIRVLKFDPQSAVSKPHFKEYKLEEIPSMTLFIALGIIREKMDPDLSFDFVCRAGICGSCAMMINGRPRLACKTLTSNFSEDTITLMPMPSFPLIKDLSVNTGEWFAQMDARVQSWAHHKKEVDITRPEERIDPDEAQNVFELDRCIECGCCIAACGTKLMRPNFIGAAGMNRAVRFMLDSHDERSDDDFYELVGDDDGVFGCMSLIGCHDTCPKELPLQGTLADLRNRMSKVGRNR, encoded by the coding sequence ATGAGCCGCACTATCACCATTAGAGTTTTAAAATTTGACCCCCAAAGCGCGGTGTCTAAGCCCCATTTTAAAGAATATAAACTTGAAGAAATCCCCTCTATGACGCTTTTTATTGCGCTAGGTATTATCCGCGAAAAGATGGATCCAGATTTGAGCTTTGATTTTGTGTGCCGTGCGGGGATTTGTGGGAGCTGTGCGATGATGATTAATGGCCGTCCACGCCTGGCTTGTAAGACTTTAACCTCTAATTTTAGCGAGGATACAATTACGCTTATGCCCATGCCCTCTTTTCCTCTCATTAAAGATTTAAGCGTAAATACAGGCGAATGGTTTGCACAAATGGATGCACGCGTACAAAGTTGGGCACACCATAAGAAAGAGGTGGATATTACCCGCCCAGAGGAGCGCATTGATCCAGATGAAGCGCAGAATGTTTTTGAGCTTGATCGCTGTATCGAGTGTGGGTGTTGTATTGCAGCTTGTGGGACTAAATTAATGCGGCCTAATTTTATCGGGGCAGCAGGAATGAATCGCGCGGTGCGTTTTATGCTTGATTCGCATGATGAGCGTAGCGATGATGATTTTTACGAGTTGGTAGGCGATGATGATGGGGTTTTTGGGTGCATGAGTTTGATTGGTTGCCATGACACTTGCCCTAAAGAATTGCCCTTACAAGGCACTTTAGCCGATTTACGCAACCGTATGTCTAAAGTCGGGCGTAACCGCTGA
- a CDS encoding O-antigen ligase family protein, whose amino-acid sequence MAQILLVLLALTSLIYYFKYKPPLALNKPLKWLVVALLLSFLCVLPNLFVQSDLQTWRYNLRVLNMPLIYLLGAVILICLSAISLQLNYKPIFYSMAFTCVINGVIALIQKIGLAIARTDGFSTIVGFATLSSIAILGCYIYAIYYASKNEKIAFTLAMLLGFFVLLFSATRSAWIAFVCTFLILSICILTLQKSLHALPYMLVLTFMFTGMFFCNQVLETKHLIQAPRAISQSFKQDLELYEHKNPDSSIGARLARWREAMAIVRLSPLFGMSLSTKCKHLEEIVKLAHSYRKANTIDCTEKYDNQIFNTLARTGFFGLGVLLLLWGVIFTLFWRTLKTHTATSLLMLSMLCFYIVLGIGFDPFSFFIEGSFFVGLVALGALEVKSAVTPDFRHTVA is encoded by the coding sequence ATGGCACAGATTTTATTGGTGCTTTTGGCCTTAACATCGTTGATTTATTATTTCAAATACAAACCCCCCTTAGCGTTGAATAAACCTCTTAAATGGCTTGTTGTTGCCCTTTTGCTTTCTTTCCTTTGCGTACTGCCTAACTTATTTGTACAAAGCGATCTACAAACTTGGCGCTATAATTTACGCGTACTCAACATGCCTTTAATCTATCTTTTAGGCGCAGTTATTCTTATTTGCTTGAGCGCAATCTCTTTGCAACTTAATTACAAACCTATTTTTTATAGCATGGCCTTTACTTGTGTAATCAATGGCGTTATTGCGCTGATTCAAAAAATAGGCTTAGCAATCGCGCGTACAGATGGATTTAGCACCATTGTAGGTTTTGCAACTCTGAGCTCTATTGCAATCTTGGGCTGTTATATTTATGCAATCTATTATGCTAGTAAAAATGAAAAAATCGCCTTTACTTTGGCCATGCTTTTAGGCTTTTTTGTACTGCTCTTTAGTGCCACTAGAAGCGCATGGATTGCCTTTGTCTGTACTTTTTTAATCCTCTCTATTTGTATTTTAACCCTGCAAAAATCCTTGCATGCCCTGCCCTATATGCTTGTTCTCACTTTCATGTTTACGGGTATGTTTTTTTGTAACCAAGTATTAGAAACCAAACATTTGATCCAAGCCCCAAGAGCAATTAGCCAATCTTTTAAACAAGATTTAGAGCTCTATGAGCATAAAAACCCCGATTCTAGTATTGGGGCACGGCTTGCGCGTTGGAGGGAGGCAATGGCTATTGTGCGCCTCTCACCCCTCTTTGGCATGAGTTTAAGTACCAAGTGCAAGCATTTAGAAGAAATTGTAAAACTAGCCCATTCCTACAGAAAAGCAAACACCATTGATTGTACCGAAAAATACGATAACCAGATTTTTAACACCCTTGCTCGCACGGGGTTTTTTGGACTAGGGGTGCTTTTGCTGCTTTGGGGGGTTATTTTTACTCTCTTTTGGCGCACCCTTAAAACCCACACCGCCACTTCTTTACTCATGCTTAGCATGCTTTGTTTTTATATTGTGCTAGGGATTGGCTTTGATCCCTTTTCTTTCTTTATTGAGGGCAGTTTTTTTGTAGGGCTAGTGGCATTGGGGGCTTTAGAGGTTAAATCAGCGGTTACGCCCGACTTTAGACATACGGTTGCGTAA
- the rpsO gene encoding 30S ribosomal protein S15, which yields MALSMEKKQEITKRFARQENDTGSCEVQIALLSQRIADLTTHLKSNPKDHSSRLGLLKMVGQRKSLLNYLKRTHHDRYTDLTSALGIKTR from the coding sequence GTGGCTTTGAGTATGGAGAAAAAACAGGAAATCACTAAACGCTTTGCAAGACAGGAAAACGATACGGGTTCTTGTGAGGTACAAATCGCGCTTTTAAGCCAAAGAATTGCTGATTTAACTACGCATCTAAAAAGTAATCCCAAAGATCATTCCAGCCGTTTAGGGCTTTTAAAAATGGTGGGGCAACGCAAAAGTTTACTAAATTATTTAAAACGCACCCACCACGATCGCTACACTGATCTAACTAGCGCCTTAGGCATTAAAACCCGCTAG